Proteins from a genomic interval of Candidatus Bathyarchaeota archaeon:
- a CDS encoding DNA primase large subunit PriL produces MTLTKSDLAKYPFLKQAVKYVEDLKLNIRDLSDPYDPVVERAEDRLQEALLFATITKYSKKEDVEILSFPVAVLMASATKDPLIKRRYALAEAKRAYNLLKTEPKEKIMKIAENFQWKILQVNTSEKTPYQFKIHFTDYLKNTTSLRGKKWKLVNRLLNDGNVYITKNEAARLLAEEIRRHIEGKMETKELPELPENIMKKVESIKTLAISKREKIKLEEIPKTVVIEAFPPCIKSLYEKLSSGSHLSHIGRFTLTSFLVNVGMPTEAIVDLFRNLSDFNERLTRYQVEHIAGERGSRTRYIPPKCETLKTHGVCTNPDEICNKINHPMAYYRRKYMRIK; encoded by the coding sequence TTGACGCTTACAAAAAGCGACTTAGCAAAATATCCATTTTTGAAACAAGCAGTCAAATATGTTGAGGACTTAAAGCTTAATATAAGGGACCTATCTGATCCATACGACCCTGTAGTTGAAAGAGCCGAAGACCGTCTTCAAGAAGCCCTACTCTTCGCAACAATAACGAAATACTCCAAAAAAGAAGACGTGGAAATCCTTTCCTTTCCAGTAGCAGTTTTAATGGCATCAGCAACAAAAGATCCATTAATAAAAAGGAGATACGCACTGGCAGAAGCCAAAAGAGCCTACAACCTCTTAAAAACAGAACCAAAAGAAAAAATAATGAAAATAGCTGAGAATTTCCAATGGAAAATACTACAAGTGAACACCAGCGAAAAGACGCCTTACCAGTTTAAAATTCATTTCACAGACTACTTGAAAAATACAACAAGCCTACGTGGGAAAAAGTGGAAGCTCGTAAACAGACTACTAAACGATGGAAACGTCTACATAACCAAAAACGAAGCAGCGAGACTATTGGCAGAAGAAATAAGAAGACATATTGAAGGCAAAATGGAAACCAAAGAGCTTCCGGAGCTGCCAGAAAACATCATGAAGAAAGTTGAATCCATAAAAACTTTAGCCATATCAAAAAGAGAGAAAATAAAACTCGAAGAAATCCCAAAAACCGTAGTCATAGAAGCTTTTCCACCATGCATAAAATCCCTATACGAAAAACTCTCTTCAGGCAGTCACTTATCACACATAGGTAGATTTACCTTAACATCCTTCCTGGTAAACGTTGGAATGCCAACAGAAGCAATAGTCGACCTGTTCAGAAACCTCTCCGACTTCAACGAAAGACTCACAAGATACCAAGTAGAACACATCGCAGGAGAAAGAGGCTCAAGAACACGCTACATACCACCAAAATGCGAAACACTAAAAACACACGGAGTATGCACAAATCCCGACGAAATATGCAACAAAATCAATCATCCAATGGCATATTATCGAAGAAAATATATGCGAATTAAATAA
- a CDS encoding NAD-dependent epimerase/dehydratase family protein has protein sequence MSSWWKDKFVVVTGGAGFIGSHTVDRLIELGANVTIVDNLMKGTLENVFEVWNKHNLNFEKKINDGRIVAGDHEFIFCDLEEKSMVRKIFRENDYDVVIHLAAVIGGRGYINTHPVECCRNFAINHNVFNEACAAGVRRIHYSSTACVYPVDLQAKYDSDYLLKEEDASKGGWACCDKEYGWAKFMGEIELLAYHKQFGLECSISRYVTAYGPREDDTHAIIALIRKAVEHRDPYVVWGSGEQDRDFTYVSDIVEGTLLAAEKITDGTVVNLGTSKRYKIKEVAFKILEIVGHKPKQVIFDKSKPEGVKSRALDISRAKRLLGWEPKVSLEEGLKRTVEWFMKARPKPVETLE, from the coding sequence ATGTCCAGTTGGTGGAAAGATAAATTTGTTGTAGTTACGGGTGGAGCCGGTTTTATTGGAAGTCATACAGTTGACAGACTTATCGAATTAGGTGCTAACGTTACAATAGTTGATAACTTGATGAAAGGAACCCTAGAAAATGTTTTTGAAGTATGGAACAAACATAATCTGAATTTTGAGAAGAAGATAAATGATGGCAGAATCGTTGCGGGTGATCATGAATTTATTTTTTGTGACTTAGAAGAGAAGTCGATGGTTAGAAAAATTTTCCGAGAGAACGATTATGACGTTGTTATACATTTAGCGGCGGTCATCGGTGGAAGAGGGTACATAAATACCCATCCGGTTGAGTGCTGCCGAAATTTTGCGATAAACCATAATGTATTTAATGAAGCTTGTGCAGCGGGTGTAAGACGTATTCATTATTCTAGTACCGCTTGTGTATATCCAGTTGACTTACAGGCGAAATATGACTCAGATTATCTTTTGAAGGAAGAAGACGCATCTAAAGGTGGTTGGGCTTGTTGCGATAAAGAATATGGATGGGCAAAATTCATGGGAGAAATAGAGTTACTGGCCTACCATAAGCAGTTTGGATTAGAATGTTCAATTTCTAGATACGTGACGGCCTACGGTCCAAGAGAGGATGATACTCATGCCATAATAGCTTTGATCAGAAAAGCTGTTGAGCATAGAGACCCATACGTTGTATGGGGAAGCGGAGAACAAGATCGAGATTTCACATATGTCAGCGACATCGTAGAAGGTACACTTTTAGCCGCTGAAAAAATAACTGATGGAACAGTTGTAAATCTGGGTACATCAAAAAGATACAAGATTAAAGAAGTTGCCTTCAAGATATTAGAAATTGTTGGACATAAACCTAAACAAGTTATTTTCGACAAGTCTAAACCTGAGGGAGTAAAAAGCAGAGCGTTGGACATTAGTAGGGCTAAGCGACTGCTTGGATGGGAACCTAAAGTTTCGTTAGAAGAAGGATTAAAAAGAACCGTTGAATGGTTTATGAAGGCTAGACCTAAACCTGTCGAAACTTTGGAGTAA
- a CDS encoding DNA-directed RNA polymerase subunit L → MKIKILKREKNELKFELEGEGHTFCNLLQKVLLESGDVEMAGYNIPHPLAANPIVYVRTKGKKAPEKVLIEAAEKMKEMQKEFMEAFNKALKVEPSSS, encoded by the coding sequence ATGAAAATTAAAATTCTGAAAAGGGAAAAGAACGAATTGAAATTTGAACTTGAAGGTGAAGGCCACACATTTTGCAATCTTTTACAGAAGGTGCTTCTTGAAAGCGGAGATGTTGAAATGGCTGGCTATAATATTCCGCATCCACTAGCTGCAAATCCAATAGTCTACGTGAGAACCAAAGGAAAGAAGGCTCCAGAAAAAGTTCTAATTGAAGCAGCTGAAAAAATGAAGGAGATGCAGAAAGAGTTTATGGAGGCCTTCAATAAAGCCTTAAAGGTTGAGCCTTCTTCTAGCTAA
- the ppsA gene encoding phosphoenolpyruvate synthase produces the protein MEEKTEQIREEKLILWFEELGKEDIPLVGGKNANLGEMLKAGIPVPPGFAITAHAYKRFIEETGIAEQIYKIIEETVTDPNDPKQYEEASKRIRSLIESTPMPDYLAEAIKQAYRELCNRTNIVNISVAVRSSATAEDLPGASFAGQQETYLNVAGEDKLLEKTVKCWSSLFTPRAIFYRTQKGFRHEDVLISVGVQKMVNAKAAGVMFTLNPVTGDRNQIVIEANWGLGESVVSGAVTPDYYAVDKNTMKIIEKKIAKKTVEYVKNPETGETIHAEVPPERQEIPCLTDEEILRLAELGKKIEEHYGKAQDIEWAIDRDLPFPENVFIVQSRPETVWSAMTKAEVKAEKAKVVAPTELKVVTKGIGTGKRDIGFGKAKVIFSPEEAEKLMQKGDILVTTMTNPDFVPYMRMASAIVTDKGGVTCHAAIVSRELGIPCVVGTENATKVMQTDKEYTVDARNGVVYEGVVKEIIRPAAAPTAVGAPTAYATVQQAPVTATKIYMNLGIPEKIEDYRNLPFDGIGLMRIEFILASYIGEHPLYLIETGQSQKFIDKLAEGIATVARAIQPRPVVVRFSDFKTNEYRELKGGEKYEIVEDNPMLGWRGCSRYISPWYEEAFRLECRAIKKCREEWGLKNVWVMLPVVRTIWEAKRVLEIMKEEGLERSRDFKVWFMAETPSIVIMADEFSKLCDGFSIGSNDLTQGVLMIDRDSERLGLLGYFDERDPAVKRAIAHLIRVAHKNGCTVSICGEGPSNLPDFAEFLVRCGIDSISVNADAVISTRQLVASIEQKILLERTAEIREQLIKKFGDSQSKREWKPEWEE, from the coding sequence ATGGAAGAAAAAACAGAACAAATTAGAGAAGAAAAACTAATTTTATGGTTTGAGGAGCTTGGAAAAGAAGACATTCCATTAGTGGGTGGAAAAAACGCAAATTTAGGAGAAATGTTAAAAGCCGGAATTCCGGTTCCACCGGGCTTTGCGATAACTGCGCATGCCTATAAGAGGTTCATTGAGGAAACCGGAATCGCCGAGCAAATCTATAAGATAATTGAAGAGACAGTAACGGATCCAAATGATCCTAAGCAGTATGAGGAGGCTTCTAAGAGGATAAGAAGCCTAATTGAGTCCACTCCCATGCCGGATTATCTGGCTGAAGCCATAAAACAAGCCTATCGTGAACTTTGTAACAGGACAAACATAGTTAACATTTCGGTTGCTGTGCGTTCAAGTGCAACCGCCGAAGACTTGCCGGGTGCCTCATTTGCCGGTCAACAAGAAACCTACCTAAACGTAGCTGGGGAAGACAAGCTTTTGGAAAAAACTGTAAAGTGCTGGTCAAGTCTATTCACGCCTCGAGCTATATTCTACCGGACGCAGAAAGGCTTCAGACACGAAGACGTCCTCATAAGCGTGGGCGTCCAAAAAATGGTTAACGCCAAAGCCGCCGGCGTTATGTTCACACTTAACCCAGTAACCGGAGACAGAAACCAAATAGTTATCGAAGCAAATTGGGGATTAGGCGAATCCGTGGTCTCCGGAGCAGTTACACCCGACTACTACGCAGTTGACAAAAACACCATGAAAATCATTGAGAAGAAAATAGCTAAGAAAACAGTTGAATATGTTAAAAACCCGGAAACTGGGGAAACAATTCACGCCGAAGTTCCACCGGAACGTCAAGAGATACCATGCCTCACAGACGAAGAAATACTGAGACTGGCAGAACTTGGGAAAAAAATTGAGGAGCATTATGGTAAGGCCCAAGACATTGAATGGGCAATAGACCGTGACCTACCTTTCCCAGAAAACGTCTTTATTGTCCAGTCCAGACCTGAAACAGTTTGGAGCGCAATGACTAAAGCGGAAGTTAAAGCGGAGAAAGCTAAAGTTGTAGCTCCAACTGAACTGAAAGTAGTTACTAAGGGAATTGGAACTGGGAAACGGGACATAGGGTTCGGCAAGGCAAAAGTCATTTTTTCACCTGAAGAAGCCGAGAAACTTATGCAGAAAGGCGATATACTCGTAACTACAATGACTAACCCAGACTTTGTCCCCTACATGCGGATGGCAAGCGCCATAGTAACAGACAAAGGCGGAGTTACATGCCACGCAGCCATAGTTAGCCGCGAACTAGGAATACCCTGCGTTGTGGGAACGGAAAACGCAACTAAAGTCATGCAGACAGACAAGGAATACACGGTAGATGCAAGAAACGGAGTAGTTTACGAGGGAGTGGTAAAAGAAATTATTCGGCCGGCTGCGGCTCCAACTGCAGTGGGTGCACCGACAGCCTACGCAACTGTACAGCAGGCTCCGGTAACAGCAACAAAAATCTACATGAACCTCGGCATACCGGAGAAAATTGAAGACTACAGAAATCTTCCCTTCGACGGAATAGGCCTAATGCGAATTGAATTCATACTTGCAAGCTACATTGGCGAGCATCCGCTTTACCTAATTGAAACTGGGCAGTCGCAGAAGTTTATTGATAAACTTGCTGAAGGAATAGCTACCGTAGCCAGAGCCATACAACCCCGCCCAGTTGTTGTCCGTTTCAGCGACTTCAAAACAAACGAGTATAGGGAGCTGAAAGGCGGAGAAAAATACGAGATAGTCGAAGACAATCCTATGCTTGGCTGGAGAGGATGCAGCCGGTACATCAGTCCATGGTACGAGGAAGCCTTTAGGCTTGAATGCAGAGCAATCAAAAAATGCCGTGAAGAATGGGGACTCAAAAACGTATGGGTAATGCTCCCAGTTGTACGCACAATCTGGGAGGCAAAGCGAGTCTTAGAAATAATGAAGGAAGAAGGCCTAGAACGTTCAAGAGACTTTAAAGTCTGGTTTATGGCTGAAACTCCATCAATAGTCATAATGGCGGATGAATTCTCAAAACTATGCGACGGCTTCTCAATAGGCTCAAACGACTTAACACAAGGCGTACTTATGATTGACCGCGACTCAGAACGCTTAGGCTTGCTGGGCTACTTCGACGAACGAGACCCAGCTGTGAAGAGGGCAATAGCCCATCTAATACGTGTAGCTCACAAAAACGGATGCACAGTCTCAATTTGCGGAGAAGGCCCATCCAACCTGCCCGACTTCGCAGAATTTCTGGTTCGCTGCGGAATAGACAGCATATCTGTAAATGCAGACGCAGTCATAAGCACACGCCAACTCGTAGCAAGCATCGAACAGAAAATCCTACTTGAGAGAACAGCCGAAATCAGAGAACAACTAATCAAAAAATTCGGAGATTCCCAAAGCAAAAGGGAATGGAAACCAGAGTGGGAAGAATAA
- the dph2 gene encoding diphthamide biosynthesis enzyme Dph2: MRSSFNLEERRLKREIAKRNVKRVLLQLPEGLKPEAEKLVEIIESVGATAIISADPCYGACDLALEEARALKADLIVHYGHTPLIMQNEIPTIYFDAKARAKITPVVRKALSLLKEWDKIGLVTTVQHVHALERAKKVLLEAGKTVIVGDAGKAVYPGQVLGCEFSNAKVIADEVEAFLFIGGGRFHAIGVSLSTSKPVIVADPYIRRAYSIEDHVKEVLMRRFASVNEAKKAKNFGVIVGLKIGQRKLKKALEIKKKLEDAGKKAFLLALREITPERLMQFPFFDAYINTACPRLSLDDTPRFLKPLLTPRELQVLLGEISWEKLCKEGWFENVE; the protein is encoded by the coding sequence ATGAGAAGCTCTTTTAATTTAGAAGAAAGAAGGCTGAAGAGGGAAATAGCCAAAAGAAATGTGAAAAGAGTTCTGCTACAACTGCCAGAAGGACTAAAGCCTGAAGCCGAAAAACTTGTAGAAATAATAGAAAGTGTAGGGGCAACAGCAATAATCTCAGCTGACCCCTGCTACGGCGCATGCGACCTAGCTCTAGAAGAAGCTAGAGCCCTAAAAGCAGATTTAATAGTGCATTATGGACACACTCCACTGATTATGCAAAATGAAATTCCCACAATTTACTTTGATGCTAAGGCTAGGGCGAAAATTACCCCAGTAGTTCGAAAAGCCCTATCTCTGCTTAAAGAGTGGGATAAAATAGGGCTTGTAACAACTGTTCAGCATGTGCATGCCCTGGAGAGAGCTAAAAAAGTTTTGTTGGAAGCTGGGAAAACAGTTATCGTTGGAGACGCCGGTAAAGCTGTTTACCCGGGGCAAGTTTTAGGCTGCGAGTTTAGCAATGCCAAAGTCATTGCAGATGAAGTTGAAGCCTTCCTCTTCATAGGTGGAGGAAGATTTCACGCAATAGGAGTAAGCCTCTCAACCAGTAAGCCCGTAATCGTCGCCGATCCGTATATTAGAAGAGCATACTCAATTGAGGATCATGTTAAGGAAGTTTTGATGAGGAGATTTGCAAGCGTCAACGAGGCGAAGAAGGCTAAAAACTTCGGAGTAATCGTTGGGTTAAAAATTGGCCAGAGAAAACTTAAGAAAGCCCTAGAAATCAAAAAGAAGCTAGAAGACGCTGGTAAAAAGGCTTTCTTGCTTGCTTTAAGGGAGATAACTCCCGAAAGGCTTATGCAGTTTCCGTTCTTTGACGCCTACATTAATACTGCATGTCCAAGACTTTCACTTGATGACACTCCAAGATTTCTTAAGCCGCTGCTGACCCCAAGAGAGCTTCAAGTCTTGCTAGGAGAAATTAGCTGGGAAAAACTTTGCAAAGAAGGCTGGTTCGAAAACGTAGAATAG
- a CDS encoding DUF99 family protein, with translation MAYKKFRSIKPEIRVLGVDDGVFIPHNKGYADVVGVVFRGGYWLDGAMRTEVEVDGLDATEKIASMIVASPHYQQLRVIMLNGITFAGFNIVDIKELYNKTKLPVIAVTRDKPDMEEIKKALENLPEKERRWRAILNAGELLTVQTREGEEPVYMQIAGITRSDAEKIVKITSTRSNIPEPLRVAHIVASGLTKFREKH, from the coding sequence TTGGCCTACAAAAAGTTTCGAAGTATAAAGCCTGAAATCCGTGTTTTAGGCGTTGACGACGGAGTTTTTATTCCTCATAATAAAGGATACGCTGATGTTGTGGGTGTTGTCTTTAGAGGCGGCTACTGGCTTGATGGAGCTATGCGAACAGAGGTAGAAGTCGACGGCTTAGACGCAACTGAAAAAATAGCTTCCATGATAGTTGCTTCCCCTCATTACCAGCAGTTGAGGGTAATAATGCTAAACGGAATAACCTTCGCAGGCTTTAACATTGTGGACATAAAGGAGCTATATAACAAGACTAAGCTTCCGGTTATCGCTGTAACACGGGATAAACCAGACATGGAGGAAATAAAGAAGGCTCTAGAAAACCTACCTGAAAAAGAAAGGAGATGGCGGGCAATATTAAACGCAGGCGAACTTTTAACAGTACAAACAAGGGAAGGTGAAGAACCAGTCTATATGCAAATAGCCGGAATAACAAGAAGCGACGCTGAAAAAATAGTTAAAATAACATCTACGAGAAGCAACATTCCAGAACCCCTACGAGTAGCCCACATAGTAGCCTCCGGCCTCACCAAATTCCGTGAAAAACATTAA
- the pcn gene encoding proliferating cell nuclear antigen (pcna), which yields MFKIKLADARLLKNMISAISTLVDEVTFNITPEGMNLRAMDPSRVAMVDFEWPKTVFDEYVCEAPTKMCINISELLKLLRKTGKDEYVELSIDEKTGKLQITLVGKYTRTFTMPTLETSEEEVPTPKLSFNVKAKVTTEGLKGALDEASLVSDHVRLEADNEKLILRAAGDIMGAVIELKKGSDALLDIEASEPSKATYSLSYLSEIVKSASTTSDIATLEFSTDMPIKLDFQQPREGKLVFYLAPRIEVE from the coding sequence ATGTTTAAAATCAAGTTAGCTGACGCCCGTTTACTTAAGAACATGATTTCAGCCATATCCACACTTGTAGACGAAGTAACCTTCAACATAACACCAGAAGGAATGAATCTCAGAGCCATGGACCCCTCCCGCGTAGCCATGGTCGACTTCGAATGGCCAAAAACAGTCTTTGACGAGTACGTCTGCGAAGCACCGACTAAGATGTGCATAAACATAAGCGAACTACTAAAACTGTTAAGAAAGACCGGAAAAGATGAATATGTTGAACTTTCAATTGACGAGAAAACTGGAAAATTGCAGATAACTCTCGTTGGGAAGTATACTCGAACCTTCACTATGCCAACGCTTGAAACAAGCGAAGAAGAAGTCCCTACCCCCAAGTTATCCTTTAATGTCAAGGCAAAGGTAACTACTGAAGGCCTAAAAGGCGCCTTGGACGAGGCTTCCCTCGTAAGCGACCACGTCAGACTCGAAGCTGATAACGAGAAACTAATTCTAAGAGCCGCAGGCGACATCATGGGAGCAGTTATAGAACTTAAAAAGGGAAGCGACGCCCTCCTCGACATAGAAGCCTCAGAACCTTCAAAGGCAACTTACAGCTTAAGCTACCTATCAGAAATAGTAAAATCAGCCTCAACAACGTCAGACATAGCTACGCTTGAATTTTCAACCGACATGCCAATAAAGCTTGATTTTCAACAACCAAGAGAAGGAAAACTAGTATTTTATCTAGCTCCACGAATAGAGGTAGAATAA
- a CDS encoding exosome complex RNA-binding protein Csl4 produces the protein MSNANEIKRSGKLVVPGEKLGVIEEFMPGPGTYVHNGTIYSKITGRTLVDVLNKKVSVYPVVHAAPVPHVGSVVIGQVYSVQSKFAVIRIWKIGKKLLSGFFSGVLHISDASKGFVEHMHDVCKTGDIMKAKVISEKNRTYHLSTAERNLGVIYAFCSDCGYMLKLERGNLLKCTRCGKTERRKVASNYGRGVM, from the coding sequence ATGTCTAACGCTAACGAAATTAAACGCAGCGGAAAACTTGTTGTTCCAGGCGAAAAGTTAGGAGTAATTGAAGAGTTTATGCCTGGACCTGGAACCTACGTTCATAACGGAACAATTTATTCTAAGATTACAGGCAGAACGCTGGTTGACGTTTTAAACAAGAAAGTTTCAGTCTACCCCGTTGTTCACGCAGCTCCAGTTCCACACGTTGGAAGCGTAGTTATCGGTCAAGTCTACAGTGTTCAATCCAAGTTCGCTGTAATACGGATTTGGAAAATTGGAAAGAAACTGCTTTCAGGCTTTTTCAGCGGCGTCCTCCATATATCTGATGCTTCAAAAGGCTTTGTGGAACATATGCATGACGTATGCAAGACAGGAGACATAATGAAGGCCAAGGTAATAAGCGAAAAAAATAGGACTTATCACCTTTCAACTGCTGAGAGGAATTTAGGAGTCATCTATGCCTTTTGTTCCGACTGTGGTTACATGCTTAAACTTGAAAGGGGCAATTTGCTTAAATGCACGAGATGTGGAAAAACTGAGAGGAGGAAAGTTGCATCCAACTATGGGAGGGGGGTAATGTAA
- a CDS encoding glycosyltransferase family 2 protein: MKDEIIDTTNKDVEPEVAIVLPCYNEADIIEKVILEFYNELKGKIPFEIIVCEDGSTDGTKDILRKLSKKIPLKAILGYERKGYAGGLKDGLRLVKAKYVLFVDADGQHRAKDFWKLYPLRKKYDIVSGWRVKRADGFHRIVMSKTFQFLARTLFRLPNFKDITAPFKLVRVNVAKFIAARCRYMKESFWTEFTIRACNMGFRIKEVPVLHRRRLSGDTRVYKASKILGIVFSQFRGLLYLKHFFTLKGTHYESINRGA; the protein is encoded by the coding sequence ATGAAAGACGAAATTATAGACACTACAAATAAAGACGTGGAACCTGAAGTTGCTATAGTTCTCCCTTGCTACAACGAGGCGGATATCATCGAAAAAGTTATCCTAGAATTTTACAATGAACTCAAGGGCAAAATTCCCTTTGAAATTATTGTGTGCGAAGACGGGAGTACCGATGGAACCAAGGATATTTTGAGGAAACTTAGTAAAAAAATTCCATTAAAGGCTATTTTAGGTTATGAAAGAAAGGGTTATGCCGGAGGCTTGAAAGATGGCTTAAGGCTTGTGAAAGCTAAATACGTGCTTTTTGTAGATGCCGACGGCCAGCATCGAGCTAAGGATTTCTGGAAACTTTATCCTTTAAGGAAGAAATATGACATTGTGAGTGGCTGGCGAGTCAAAAGAGCAGATGGTTTCCATAGAATAGTTATGTCAAAAACTTTTCAGTTTTTGGCTAGAACCTTGTTCAGGTTGCCCAACTTTAAAGATATTACTGCTCCTTTTAAGCTTGTTAGAGTAAATGTTGCTAAATTTATTGCAGCAAGATGCAGGTATATGAAGGAAAGTTTTTGGACGGAGTTTACGATAAGAGCTTGCAACATGGGTTTTAGAATAAAAGAAGTTCCCGTTCTTCATAGGAGAAGGCTCAGCGGGGATACACGTGTTTACAAAGCTAGTAAGATATTAGGCATAGTTTTTTCTCAGTTCAGAGGTTTATTGTACCTTAAGCATTTTTTCACCTTAAAAGGTACACATTATGAAAGTATTAATCGTGGCGCCTGA
- a CDS encoding glycosyltransferase family 4 protein, translating to MAPDAPPYKGGISRITSILRDGLTHLGHEVSIVSPKFRVGELKFSTIPFGKYSEFDIIHVHGPTPFLSDLMLLLHSKRRIVYTHHAQISYGSEIVAGAYRSLHKILAMKAKALIVHSFDYANLFSAHKNVVVIRPPCAFGNLAGDFNIYSKSLPFTVLFVGQLRPFKGVSLLIKAASMVRDVHFIIVGNGYLKPKLLRLADKLNLENVMFYSNVSDDELVSFYKKAHVVCLPSVNTTEAWGLVLTEGALFGCVPLASNLIGVRENVKLLGGILFRPRSYIDLAKKIRTLSENMNLWEKLSQKCCKAASKYTKVYSPDYYVRKHIEVFSMII from the coding sequence GTGGCGCCTGACGCTCCTCCATATAAGGGTGGTATTAGCCGTATTACCAGTATACTTAGGGACGGCTTAACTCATTTGGGCCATGAGGTTTCCATTGTTAGTCCAAAGTTCAGAGTGGGCGAACTAAAGTTTTCCACAATACCATTTGGCAAATACTCAGAGTTTGATATAATACACGTACATGGCCCTACTCCATTTCTCTCTGATCTTATGCTGTTGTTACATTCAAAAAGAAGAATTGTTTATACCCATCATGCACAGATAAGCTATGGGTCTGAAATTGTTGCTGGCGCATATAGAAGCTTACATAAAATTTTGGCCATGAAAGCTAAAGCGTTGATTGTTCATTCCTTTGATTATGCAAATCTATTTAGTGCACATAAGAATGTAGTAGTAATTCGACCTCCATGTGCCTTCGGCAACCTAGCTGGAGATTTTAATATCTATAGTAAGTCTTTACCTTTTACTGTTCTCTTTGTTGGGCAGCTTCGACCGTTTAAGGGGGTTAGTTTGCTGATTAAAGCAGCTTCTATGGTTAGGGATGTTCACTTTATTATTGTGGGCAACGGATATTTGAAACCTAAACTTTTAAGGCTGGCGGATAAGTTAAATTTAGAAAATGTGATGTTTTATTCCAATGTGAGTGATGATGAATTAGTTAGTTTCTATAAAAAAGCACATGTTGTATGTTTGCCCTCCGTCAATACTACTGAAGCTTGGGGACTTGTTCTTACAGAGGGAGCGCTTTTTGGTTGTGTACCGCTAGCTTCTAACTTAATTGGAGTTAGAGAAAATGTAAAGTTGCTAGGGGGCATTCTTTTTAGGCCGAGGTCATATATTGATCTTGCCAAGAAAATAAGGACATTAAGTGAAAATATGAATTTATGGGAGAAATTGTCTCAAAAATGCTGTAAAGCTGCAAGTAAGTATACGAAAGTTTATTCTCCAGATTATTATGTCAGAAAACACATAGAAGTATTTTCAATGATTATTTAA
- a CDS encoding methyltransferase domain-containing protein, with protein sequence MVRKRRIEILLSQVEPHPSPKAYLEQYTIPSEVAAEILYLAAYTYNDIVGKKVVDLGCGTGRLIIGAVLLGAKEAVGIDIDKNAIEVAVQNAKKLDVENKISWVAGDIEALCGSFDTVLQNPPFGVQRRKADRKFLAKALQLGRHIYSLHKAGNEEFIRRFIERQGGKITGIIPLEMWIPHTFPFHTKRKHLVKVELYRIEGKHHV encoded by the coding sequence CTGGTTCGAAAACGTAGAATAGAAATTCTCCTTTCGCAAGTTGAGCCTCATCCATCGCCGAAAGCTTACTTAGAGCAGTACACAATTCCATCAGAAGTAGCGGCTGAAATCCTATATTTAGCAGCTTACACCTACAATGATATTGTAGGCAAAAAAGTTGTCGACTTAGGATGTGGAACAGGGAGACTTATCATCGGCGCAGTTCTACTAGGCGCCAAAGAAGCTGTTGGTATAGACATAGATAAAAACGCCATCGAAGTGGCTGTACAAAATGCCAAGAAACTTGACGTTGAAAACAAGATTAGCTGGGTTGCTGGCGACATCGAAGCTTTATGTGGAAGCTTTGACACTGTTTTGCAGAACCCTCCGTTTGGAGTGCAGAGAAGAAAGGCGGACAGAAAGTTTCTGGCTAAAGCCTTACAGCTCGGACGACATATATACTCCCTTCATAAAGCTGGGAACGAAGAATTTATCAGAAGGTTTATTGAAAGGCAAGGCGGAAAGATTACGGGAATAATACCGCTTGAAATGTGGATTCCTCACACTTTCCCATTTCACACCAAGCGGAAACATCTGGTCAAAGTTGAACTATACAGAATAGAAGGGAAACATCATGTCTAA
- a CDS encoding transcription factor S, giving the protein MEFCPKCGKRLVPTRKKEGKKNILVLKCPKCGYEKPVEGKTVAPSRVIPVTPKERIAIIDEKAQKLRTLPTVTITCPRCGNNTAYVWQVQTRGSDESSTQFFRCTKCGYTFREYS; this is encoded by the coding sequence ATGGAGTTTTGTCCAAAGTGTGGTAAACGGCTTGTTCCAACGAGGAAGAAGGAGGGTAAAAAGAACATTCTTGTTTTAAAATGCCCAAAATGCGGATACGAAAAGCCAGTTGAAGGAAAAACGGTTGCTCCTTCAAGAGTTATTCCAGTAACTCCGAAGGAACGCATCGCAATAATCGACGAAAAAGCCCAAAAACTACGGACATTGCCCACAGTCACCATCACATGTCCAAGATGCGGAAACAACACAGCCTACGTATGGCAAGTTCAAACAAGAGGAAGCGACGAGTCTTCAACACAGTTCTTCAGATGCACAAAATGCGGTTACACATTCAGAGAATACAGCTAA